Below is a window of Camelina sativa cultivar DH55 chromosome 11, Cs, whole genome shotgun sequence DNA.
ATTTTGACAGATTTAGACTTTTGACTAAAATTTGGTCATAGTCCAATCTTCTTATAATTTAGCCTTACACAACAAAATGGTTAACATTGAAAAATCATAGCCAGTAAACAAACGAATATTTATCGTTCCCACTACAACTCAATACAACAAACTTGGTTAATTTATACACCAGACTGTTTGGTTGAttgacccaaaaacttaaaGTTAAGAAACCTCTCTTTCGTCAACAAAGATTAGTCATTCACCTACATTAAATCAAAACTATCATCAAATACGGAAGGAGTTTTTAAACACTACGATACTAGACGAATTCAGGCCCGGCACATCATCCAGAAAGCACTAAAATTGCTTGCTTCTACAGATCCAActtcataataaataaaaacaaaaaaaaatatcaaacattaTGTCCATTTCGAACAGAACAATGAAGTAGTCAAGGCAGAGACTGAGAAAGGGGTGATTCATTGTTCATAAATTTAAGTGCTTCCAAGAAAAtaaacaccaaaagaaaaaataatcaaaactctTTTGAGCATCATCAAATAAGGAGACGAATTTCACTATAAACCCAAAACTTTTTCTCAATCCCCATCCTCCAAGAACAGAGAATGGCCCACATATATCATAGATTTTTTCACAcgttctttttttgtgtgtgtttggtaGAGCATAGAGATTACTGTTGCTTGCATTCAGGTGGCCTCTCACCTTGTTGACCCTCACCAACTATCTGAGATCTCCCTCCCTTCTGCagtccaaacaaagaaaaagcaaacGATTATCACATTTGTCACAGACATAGACACAACTACaatatgaatgaaaatgaataaaGTGATCCAAGAGCTTGTCTAGTCTCTGCTGTGTCATTAGTGTGTCGTTCTCAAAGTCACGCATAACTACCTAATTACATATTCATGCTTTGTTAGTCTTGCTTGGTTACTTCCAGCAATCTATATGATTCATGGACGTCTAGAGGCTAcatttcctatatatattctagaGTTTCATGACCATGCTCAGCCTGAaatttcttgtgtttcttgataGTTTACGACTTTCAAGGATTGCTCGAGTGTTTGATTATTCGGCAGGAACTTTGGGGtttcaatcaaataaaaactttttagaTTGAAAATGTCGGTTACATACCTTGTTTCCGATTAATGGCTGCAAAAAACATTTAAGCGAATTCAATTGATTAGTAAAAACTAAACTGGCaggtaaatttcaaaaaacaaaggaaacaaagtACTTGGGGCACTGTATACCTTCTTTTTGGTCTTGCtttcttcctcatcctcatcatcatcctcctcatcctcatcatcatcttcgtcttcctcatcctcttcatcatcctcatcaatgtcatcttcttcgtcatcatctAATTCATAGTCATCTGCTTCCACAGCCTCACCAGTAAACCATGAGACTGCACGAGGGATAATTTTTTCCCGGATTGTAGATCTGCAGGAAGCAAGAACTACTTGTGATCAGAATATCAATGAAGGGATCATAATATTTGCAGCTGATAAAGTAGACCCATGACTAAAAAACAAACTCACAACACAACAGAATAAGAAGTATGTTAAGAGAAGGACGAACCCAATGTCATAATCTTGTTCCATCAGATTTTGAAGGTCCTCAGCCTGCATCAAAGAATGTGAGGCATTACTAAATGCGTTAAATTAAGGGATGACAGATCTGTCTAACAATAGTTATCTTACTCTGTCCTCGTCgatatcttcatcttcatctggGACTTCTGGAGGactgaagaagttgaagaagcttGCACAATCTTCGGTTTTGATGATTGGTTTGGCATTCTTTGAACCTTTCTTAGGCTTCTTCTTAAGAATCTTCTGAGTTAGGCATTTTCCAGGATACCAATCAATTTCTGTCCTGAAatgaagggaaaaaaagaaagaaatcaatacAAGTAAAGAAATTGTCTACAGCTCAGTGCAGTCAGTTAAGCAGAATGTAGTTTGCAGAAGAGCATAAGCAGTTACCCTATAGCCTTCTCAAGTAGTGGCTCATCTTCATCAATCATATGATAAGACTTTGTCAAAACGGTGTTTTTAAAATACGGATTGGAGTCGAATAAAAACTCAAGTTTGAATCCTTTAGGTTCTTCAATCTTGCACCACTTAATATCTTTAAGATAGTTGAGAGCTCCTTCATCACGCTCTGTGACCTGGCATGTAGGACAATAAGCTATACTCATTTTCCTTGGTTATGACTGGGAGTGTTTACAAAATGAACACGAAAATTGCATATAGGCTAACCTCCTCAGAAGTAACTTCGTTATTTTTCAGGGCAGTCAACCAGAAACTTGGAACTCCTTTCTCTGGATAGAATACATTGAAAcatgttaaacaaaatttgtctTTCCAAagtgataaaaacaaaacaaacaaagaagacaATTGTGTTCATGAAGATACCTTCTGCAGTTTTTTCCTCTCCTTGGTCGACCTTCGTATCCTCTGGAGCCAGTTCAACTTCAACAGTTCCATTCACAATCTCATAACGCTGTGTCATTACAAGATGCCAAGTAGAATTCATGATTtttagatacatatatataactaaagaTAAGTAAACACAAGCAACAAGAGTATAAACAGATTCCCATTGATTTTCATTGCTTTGGTTTAGTTAGATGGTTTGAACTACCACGAAGctcatcaaaaaataaaaattaaactttctcCATAAAAAATTACCTTATTATACAAAGGCTGGTACAATGTCTCATATTTAGCTTCAAGAATAGCTCTCTCCTCACGGAACTTTGCCTCTAGTTCATCATGTTGGCTCTGCGTGGAAACAAGTCATCAGTAGTAATCAAAAACGCAACACCTTACTTTTgagaataaaacaaaagctCCATCAAATAGCTCAcaaataaatgtgaaagaaatTTTCCTAACCTGAATATCCCTCAAGGCATCAACACGCTTTCTTACATTAGGAGTGAGATTCTCGAGCACATCAGAACGCTGACCAGCCAGATTCTGCAGCTTGTTCTGTGaaattaacatatttataaacaaacaactaaaaaaaaaaaaaaaaacaatctttacaGAACCCATAAGCTATCATTACATATACCAAAGATACAGACTTTAAATAGACACTCTGAGTAAAGGTAACTCAAAATCCTTCATAATCATTCAATAGCTACCTTAAaggatggttttttttttttaagaagaagaaggatataaAAAGAACTAACCTTAAGAGCGTTCACAAGGCCAGCTCTATCCTCGCCTTGAAGAGCTGAAACagcaaaaacataaatcaagaGTCAGAAGAACCACGACGATGAAAGTAGTGAAAACAGAGGGAATTAGCGGTTAAGCAGCTTTGGCAAAAAGAAGCGCAGAGgagaaattaaaccaaccagCAGTAAGATTGGCGACGCTGAAGTTGTTGTCCTTGTCGCTGCTCATTGtttttttgaagatttggagacGAAAAGGTTTTTGAAAGTGagagataagaaaaagagagagagagagagagagagagagaggtttcaAGGAGAAAAGCAGACAAAGGGTTTTTGGGAGGCGACTCTCTCTTAATTCTTAACCCTTAaaatctctcgctctctctttctttctttcttttactccCCTCCCTCTCGTACCAAATTATAAAACCTAGTGTAACTgccattttaatttatttaattactatttttcagttcttaatttatatcagatttttcaaacaatttgaaaactttgatttctacaaaagaaaaaaaaatgtcaataacCTTAGattaatatttctttatattcagacattgaattgttttgtgtgttaaaaacaattaaaatactaaaaagagAATGTATGATTTCTagattctttaaaaaaaaacaaaaaaacaaacaaactcccATTGCAAAAGCAAGTAGTGTGCACTGTGCAACAATGGTTTCATATATTCCAAACCAACAGTGTTTTTGCAAACAAATAGTATAATCGGAGACAAAACAATttaggttttcttttatttattgggTCTACTAAGTAATAACTTCACCAAGGCCCATTTTAAAATAGATTCTCTCTTGTATAATAGTATGCTACACTAGATGGGTCTTCCAAGTCCAATAATCTGAAATCCGAAAAATCTGATCCGATCCAAACCGAAAATTCGAACGCCTATGGCTAGTTACTACTATAAAATTCACATGCCATAATTTGGTGTAGCTCACCGCGAGTTCAAACGAATTAAACGATCTCTATGTACCTAATTGAATtctaccagaaaaaaaaaacatgagacaAACTCAAGCTAATCAGAAAACTGTACATTCACACCCTATtaaaagcaaaaagagaaagCTCCCACTTAGTAGAAGAAACATTTTATAGCTTTTACGTCACGCGTAGCAAACACACCCTGGTAAGTGAGCCATTTAAAGAatcaaataaactttttttttctaccatTAAAAAAGCAAGGAAACAATACTATCAAAATGTGGGGTAGACATGTTAATTCTAAAACCGGTTCTAGGTTTAGTTGTTAATTCAGTTCGAGCCTTCGAGGTCACTAATCATTATAGCTGAGCGGTGATTTGGTGAGCGGTTTGGTTAACTGATCAGTAGTAACCAAAGATTAGAAAACCAAACCGAACGGAACCAGaatgatgaataaaaataataatattaacataTCATTACCCGCAACTGCAAGGGAATTAGGAAAgaggagcaaaaaaaaaaaaaaaaaaaNNNNNNNNNNNNNNNNNNNNNNNNNNNNNNNNNNNNNNNNNNNNNNNNNNNNNNNNNNNNNNNNNNNNNNNNNNNNNNNNNNNNNNNNNNNNNNNNNNNNNNNNNNNNNNNNNNNNNNNNNNNNNNNNNNNNNNNNNNNNNNNNNNNNNNNNNNNNNNNNNNNNNNNNNNNNNNNNNNNNNNNNNNNNNNNNNNNNNNNNNNNNNNNNNNNNNNNNNNNNNNNNNNNNNNNNNNNNNNNNNNNNNNNNNNNNNNNNNNNNNNNNNNNNNNNNNNNNNNNNNNNNNNNNNNNNNNNNNNNNNNNNNNNNNNNNNNNNNNNNNNNNNNNNNNNNNNNNNNNNNNNNNNNNNNNNNNNNNNNNNNNNNNNNNNNNNNNNNNNNNNNNNNNNNNNNNNNNNNNNNNNNNNNNNNNNNNNNNNNNNNNNNNNNNNNNNNNNNNNNNNNNNNNNNNNNNNNNNNNNNNNNNNNNNNNNNNNNNNNNNNNNNNNNNNNNNNNNNNNNNNNNNNNNNNNNNNNNNNNNNNNNNNNNNNNNNNNNNNNNNNNNNNNNNNNNNNNNNNNNNNNNNNNNNNNNNNNNNNNNNNNNNNNNNNNNNNNNNNNNNNNNNNNNNNNNNNNNNNNNNNNNNNNNNNNNNNNNNNNNNNNNNNNNNNNaaaaaaaaaaaaaaaaagactcaaactttaAGAAAAACATCCTCATCGTTTTGTGTCCATCGAATCGAAAGCTCTTCTTTTTATCTTCGTATTCAATTCATTCTTgtgaggagagagagatagggagagagagaagagcattGGAGGGAGAAACACaacattcctttttttttttaaatggagtCTTTTCACCAGATCGAGAGgacgaggaagatgatgatttcTGGGTTTTGATCCCGCAGcgaaaaaaaaatcgtttttttttttttgaattagtaATTCTCATTGTTTGCGTGATCTTCTGGGTTTGTTTTCTGGATTGCTGATGCGGCTGATTCTGATGGGTCCTCTTCTTCCGTCTTATTGAATCTGCGTCTGGGTTGAGATTGCAATTAGGGTTTCCTTTTGGGGGTTCGTGGTTATTAATTGATGGAGCCTCGTGTTGGAAACAAGTTTCGGCTTGGCCGGAAGATTGGTAGTGGCTCCTTTGGGGAGATCTATCTCGGTTCGTCACTCTCccaaattttcttgttttggtattCACGACGAATTCGTATTAGGTGGTGCTCCTCTCTTTAACATTGTTGTTAACTTCTGATTTTTTTCAGGTACTAATATTCATACCAATGAAGAAGTGGCTATCAAGCTTGTGAgttcttgtttctgttttgtttgatcaTGTTCAGTATGTTGATAGCTGAGGattgaatctttttgtttttttttttttttctgttttccagGAAAGTGTGAAGACAAAGCATCCACAGCTGCTCTATGAATCCAAATTATACAGGATTCTACAAGGGGGAAGTAATGATTCTTATCTTGTAAAAAgtcttttctttctgatttgttatttttgttctgtttcttatgACCTTTCTTTTGCCTTTCGAACTTTGGTAGCTGGTGTTCCGAATGTGAAATGGTTTGGTGTGGAAGGGGACTACAATGTTTTAGTGATGGACTTACTAGGACCGAGTCTTGAAGATTTGTTCAATTTCTGTAGCAGGAAACTTTCCTTGAAGTCGGTCCTCATGCTTGCAGATCAAATGGTACAAacctttttgtcttcttcatctgacgccttttttttcatttgctcGTTATCTTTTAGTAAAAACTgacttcttttcttccttttggtttttgtgttaaGATCAACCGTGTTGAGTTGTTCCATTCAAAATCTTTCCTTCATCGAGATCTCAAGCCAGACAATTTCCTCATGGGCCTTGGAAGGCGTGCCAACCAGGTTTATCATCTTATGTTGTAACTATATCCGTCTGATCTTATTTTAGTTCTGGTGACATCACTGGATTGAGTACGTTTATTCCTTCTCTAAGGTATACATCATCGACTTTGGTCTCGCTAAAAAGTACAGGGATAGTACAACACATCAGCACATTCCATACAGGTGAGGCGATATCCTTGTATTAGCTCTTGAATGTTCTTCCTATGAATCCTCTTTCATATGTTTCCCATTTGCAGAGAAAATAAGAACCTGACAGGAACTGCGAGATATGCTAGTATGAACACTCACTTGGGAATTGGTAAGCTCGGCAAGACCTGCTTGATAATTTATGTGTGCCAGTTCCTCTCCTAATGTGTTTTGGTATCAAGGTTTGATACTCATCTGCTGTCATTTGTTTTCTGCATTGTGAACCTGAAGAACAAAGTAGAAGAGATGATCTCGAGTCTCTTGGTTACATCCTTATGTACTTCCTCAAAGGAAGGTGAGTTTATGCTACATTGCCTAGCTTCATTTTTGACCCCTGACTCCTTCATTTTGATGACGTGTGGATTATCTTGGTGTTTTAGTCTTCCATGGCAAGGGCTGAAAGCTggaaccaaaaaacaaaagtatgaGAGGATTAGCGAAAAGAAAGTTTCTACATCCATTGAGGTAATTCCCTTTTTCACAAGTATGCTGCTTTCTGACTCACATTTGTGTTTCCCCTTAAGATGATTCTTATATGATCGCGCCTTGCAGGCATTATGTCGTGGTTACCCGTCTGAATTTGCATCCTATTTCCACTACTGTCGGTCACTTCGTTTTGATGATAAACCAGATTACGCTTATCTCAAGAGGATATTTCGAGATCTCTTTATACGTGAAGGTTTGAGATTTTTCTTCCCTTTGAAACGATTCCAACTTGTTAGcccaattcatttttttttaacaggatTTCATTTCTCTGTCGCAGGGTTTCAATTTGATTACGTGTTTGACTGGACCATCTTGAAGTATCAGCAATCACAGCTAACCGCACCCCCATCTCGTGCCATCGTAAGTATTAACTTAAGCTCTTGGTTAATCTATCACTTTTTAGTTGGGCATTTCTGATCAAATTCTCATCTGCTGCAGAATCCTGCGGTTGGAACTAGTGCCGCCTTGCCTCCGGGCATTTCCAACATGGATAGATACACAGGTAAAGTTCCCAGATGTGCACTTATCTCTCAAAAGTAATTCTCAATCCTCTAACAGAAGTTATAGTATccacattatttattttgttgatcaTTGTATTATCCAAGGCGAGGAAGAAGGGAGACCGCATATGGAATCATCTCGACGGAGAGTTTCAGGTGCTCTTGAGAACTCTGCAAATCTTTCAAACCAACCGACATCCTCAAGTGCTAGAGACTCCATGGTATGAAGTGCTCCTGCACTTGTTATCTCATATATGAGCTGGAAAAAGAATGTGACTTTGAAAGTATTCAACTTTGCTTTTTGGATGTAGATACCGAGCTCCTCGTTGTTTGCACAGTCAGCAGGATCATCGAGGAGAGTAGCAGCAATAAGTAGCAGCCGGGACAATTTTCCTGGAAGCGAGGAGTTTCAGAGAAGCCGTGCAGGTGACGTCAGCCGTGGTGCGATTCCAAGGAACACTCCGGTGGAGATTGCGAAGAGGTCGTCTTCCTCCACAAGAAGACACTACGAATCAGCCATTAAAGGCATAGATAATCTTCAAGTCTCCGACGAACACCACCCCCACTGATACAATAATTTGTACTCTACTTGGTCAATgaccatttttcttcttcttcttctttttttttcatccatGACAGACACTAcgaaaaaatttgaatacagtTTGATTGATCCACATGAACTTGGTCTACTCTACACTCTCTTCACTACGATATCAAATTGGTTGGGGGAACTATATTAAATATCTATGACTATTGGGGCTTAAAcgcaataattaaaaattaagatgcaCAAATGCAAAATTTTCAAGGCTGGTTTTGCAATTTCATCCGATCCGGTTTAGCTCAATTCTTCCTTCAcacagtcttcttcttcgtctatgCTTCTCTTTCCTCGTCGAGTAGCGAGCGCTTACTCACTGGAGCCCTAACCTGAGGTGACGATTCCCGTAATCGGAGTTTCTATTCGACGAAATCATCGGTGAGTTTTTACGCTGCCGTCTTCATCGTCATTATCCGTGAGATCTATTTTGATCACCgatggtttgttttgtttcatcttGCCTTTATATATATGGGAATAACGAATCCACAGTTAGAATGCTCAATCGACCTCTGGTTTCTGTGGTTTGAGCTTCAAATCGATCCCGATTTAGCTATGGTGTTGGAAGATTTGACAAAATTCATAGCTAAATGCActgatgatttggtttttgatttcttgtaatGCTCTCATAGTTTCATTACTACTTACTGTTAATGCTAGGAAATGGGAGACGACAATTCACCTCCTGACTCTTTGAAAGAGCAAGAAGCTGATCAAAATGCTCAAGAAAACGCATTAGCTGTGGACGATACTTCACTGGAAACTATAGTCCGACGATTCCAAGACTCCATGTCGGTGGAGAAAACGCACAAGTTCTGGGAGACTCAACCTGTTGGGCAGTTCAAAGATATCGGTGACACTAGTCTACCTGAAGGTCCTATTGAGCCTGCAACCCCGTTGTCTGAGGTCAAGCAGGAGCCTTACAACCTTCCTGCTGCTTATGAATGGACAACATGTGATATGAAGTCTGATTACGTTTCCTCGGAAGTTTACAACCTTCTTAAGAACAACTATGTCGAGGATGACGAGAATATGTTCAGGTTCAATTATTTGAAGGAGTTTNNNNNNNNNNNNNNNNNNNNNNNNNNNNNNNNNNNNNNNNNNNNNNNNNNNNNNNNNNNNNNNNNNNNNNNNNNNNNNNNNNNNNNNNNNNNNNNNNNNNNNNNNNNNNNNNNNNNNNNNNNNNNNNNNNNNNNNNNNNNNNNNNNNNNNNNNNNNNNNNNNNNNNNNNNNNNNNNNNNNNNNNNNNNNNNNNNNNNNNNNNNNNNNNNNNNNNNNNNNNNNNNNNNNNNNNNNNNNNNNNNNNNNNNNNNNNNNNNNNNNNNNNNNNNNNNNNNNNNNNNNNNNNNNNNNNNNNNNNNNNNNNNNNNNNNNNNNNNNNNNNNNNNNNNNNNNNNNNNNNNNNNNNNNNNNNNNNNNNNNNNNNNNNNNNNNNNNNNNNNNNNNNNNNNNNNNNNNNNNNNNNNNNNNNNNNNNNNNNNNNNNNNNNNNNNNNNNNNNNNNNNNNNNNNNNNNNNNNNNNNNNNNNNNNNNNNNNNNNNNNNNNNNNNNNNNNNNNNNNNNNNNNNNNNNNNNNNNNNNNNNNNNNNNNNNNNNNNNNNNNNNNNNNNNNNNNNNNNNNNNNNNNNNNNNNNNNNNNNNNNNNNNNNNNNNNNNNNNNNNNNNNNNNNNNNNNNNNNNNNNNNNNNNNNNNNNNNNNNNNNNNNNNNNNNNNNNNNNNNNNNNNNNNNNNNNNNNNNNNNNNNNNNNNNNNNNNNNNNNNNNNNNNNNNNNNNNNNNNNNNNNNNNNNNNNNNNNNNNNNNNNNNNNNNNNNNNNNNNNNNNNNNNNNNNNNNNNNNNNNNNNNNNNNNNNNNNNNNNNNNNNNNNNNNNNNNNNNNNNNNNNNNNNNNNNNNNNNNNNNNNNNNNNNNNNNNNNNNNNNNNNNNNNNNNNNNNNNNNNNNNNNNNNNNNNNNNNNNNNNNNNNNNNNNNNNNNNNNNNNNNNNNNNNNNNNNNNNNNNNNNNNNNNNNNNNNNNNNNNNNNNNNNNNNNNNNNNNNNNNNNNNNNNNNNNNNNNNNNNNNNNNNNNNNNNCACTTGGAGAATATATGGCAAGCAGCTTATACTGCAGGGGTTGTACTTCCGACACCAGTTGCTACCTGCCAATATTGGCACAGGACCTTGAACCCCAAGAAGCTCATTGATGTCGGATTTTCAAGACTTGGTCCAAGAATGACAATGAGCAGAACCATAAAACTGTACAAGTTACCAGATGTACCAGTTACTCCTGGATTCAGGAAAATGGAACCCTGTGATGTCCCTGCTGTAACACGGTTGCTCAGGAACTATCTTAGTCAGTTTCTCGTTGAGACTGACTTTGATGAGAATGATGTTGAGCACTGGCTTCTCCCAAGGGAGGATGTTGTGGACAGTTATCTTGTAGAGAGCCCGGAAACCCATGATGTTACTGACTTCTGCAGCTTCTACACTCTTCCTTCAACTATTCTTGGCAACCCCAATTATACAACACTGAAAGCTGCATATTCATACTACAATGTGGCCACCCGGACCACTTTTACCCAGCTGATGAATGATGCCCTTATAATCGCCAAACAAAAGGGTTTTGATGTATTCAATGCATTGGATGTCATGCACAATGAGAGTTTCCTAAAAGAATTGAAGTTTGGTCCAGGAGATGGGCAGCTTCACTATTATCTCTACAACTACCGTTTAAGAGACGCCTTAAAGCCATCGGAACTTGGTCTGGTACTCTTATGAGCTCGCATATTGTTTTCATGTTCAATTAGAATCAGCAAGTTGgagttttgggtttttgtttttcatatctaATGTCAACAGTTGTTACCTCTCTTATTTCCTCTAAACCCTTTCCCCAAGTCTCATGAGATACTGATGCTTATCTAATGTTTTGGCAACGTAGAATTTGAGATTTCTGCAAATTTAATAGAAACAGTTCTCAGGTT
It encodes the following:
- the LOC104722353 gene encoding nucleosome assembly protein 1;1 isoform X1 — protein: MSSDKDNNFSVANLTAALQGEDRAGLVNALKNKLQNLAGQRSDVLENLTPNVRKRVDALRDIQSQHDELEAKFREERAILEAKYETLYQPLYNKRYEIVNGTVEVELAPEDTKVDQGEEKTAEEKGVPSFWLTALKNNEVTSEEVTERDEGALNYLKDIKWCKIEEPKGFKLEFLFDSNPYFKNTVLTKSYHMIDEDEPLLEKAIGTEIDWYPGKCLTQKILKKKPKKGSKNAKPIIKTEDCASFFNFFSPPEVPDEDEDIDEDRAEDLQNLMEQDYDIGSTIREKIIPRAVSWFTGEAVEADDYELDDDEEDDIDEDDEEDEEDEDDDEDEEDDDEDEEESKTKKKPLIGNKKGGRSQIVGEGQQGERPPECKQQ
- the LOC104722353 gene encoding nucleosome assembly protein 1;1 isoform X2, translating into MSSDKDNNFSVANLTAALQGEDRAGLVNALKNKLQNLAGQRSDVLENLTPNVRKRVDALRDIQSQHDELEAKFREERAILEAKYETLYQPLYNKRYEIVNGTVEVELAPEDTKVDQGEEKTAEEKGVPSFWLTALKNNEVTSEEVTERDEGALNYLKDIKWCKIEEPKGFKLEFLFDSNPYFKNTVLTKSYHMIDEDEPLLEKAIGTEIDWYPGKCLTQKILKKKPKKGSKNAKPIIKTEDCASFFNFFSPPEVPDEDEDIDEDRAEDLQNLMEQDYDIGSTIREKIIPRAVSWFTGEAVEADDYELDDDEEDDIDEDDEEDEEDEDDDEDEEDDDEDEEESKTKKKKGGRSQIVGEGQQGERPPECKQQ
- the LOC104722351 gene encoding casein kinase 1-like protein 1, whose product is MEPRVGNKFRLGRKIGSGSFGEIYLGTNIHTNEEVAIKLESVKTKHPQLLYESKLYRILQGGTGVPNVKWFGVEGDYNVLVMDLLGPSLEDLFNFCSRKLSLKSVLMLADQMINRVELFHSKSFLHRDLKPDNFLMGLGRRANQVYIIDFGLAKKYRDSTTHQHIPYRENKNLTGTARYASMNTHLGIEQSRRDDLESLGYILMYFLKGSLPWQGLKAGTKKQKYERISEKKVSTSIEALCRGYPSEFASYFHYCRSLRFDDKPDYAYLKRIFRDLFIREGFQFDYVFDWTILKYQQSQLTAPPSRAINPAVGTSAALPPGISNMDRYTGEEEGRPHMESSRRRVSGALENSANLSNQPTSSSARDSMIPSSSLFAQSAGSSRRVAAISSSRDNFPGSEEFQRSRAGDVSRGAIPRNTPVEIAKRSSSSTRRHYESAIKGIDNLQVSDEHHPH
- the LOC104727742 gene encoding glycylpeptide N-tetradecanoyltransferase 1-like codes for the protein MEMGDDNSPPDSLKEQEADQNAQENALAVDDTSLETIVRRFQDSMSVEKTHKFWETQPVGQFKDIGDTSLPEGPIEPATPLSEVKQEPYNLPAAYEWTTCDMKSDYVSSEVYNLLKNNYVEDDENMFRFNYLKDLENIWQAAYTAGVVLPTPVATCQYWHRTLNPKKLIDVGFSRLGPRMTMSRTIKLYKLPDVPVTPGFRKMEPCDVPAVTRLLRNYLSQFLVETDFDENDVEHWLLPREDVVDSYLVESPETHDVTDFCSFYTLPSTILGNPNYTTLKAAYSYYNVATRTTFTQLMNDALIIAKQKGFDVFNALDVMHNESFLKELKFGPGDGQLHYYLYNYRLRDALKPSELGLVLL